A part of Vigna radiata var. radiata cultivar VC1973A chromosome 11, Vradiata_ver6, whole genome shotgun sequence genomic DNA contains:
- the LOC106777031 gene encoding uncharacterized protein LOC106777031 gives MAKKGKKQLMSSAPWRGEESEVIEEGKLKVTRQGDGTATMHVPASKSNHLHQDEDSIEIDPELRYSFQRNFQFLQRVFSIDTVVKPLPPVMAYNVSRNLGFFTRIFTQFFDPEGIANAQKSLGIGQEDKVRKVR, from the exons ATGGCGAAGAAGGGGAAGAAGCAACTGATGTCATCGGCGCCGTGGCGAGGCGAGGAGAGCGAAGTGATTGAAGAGGGAAAGCTGAAAGTGACGAGGCAGGGTGATGGCACCGCAACCATGCACGTTCCGGCTTCCAAGTCCAACCATCTTCACCAGGATGAAGATTCCATCGAAATTGATCCCGAATTACGCTACAGTTTCCAACGCAATTTCCAg TTTCTTCAACGGGTTTTTAGCATTGACACTGTTGTGAAACCTCTTCCTCCCGTCATGGCATACAATGTCTCTCGCAACTTGGGCTTCTTCACTCGCATTTTCACCCAATTTTTTG ATCCTGAAGGTATTGCAAATGCCCAAAAATCCTTGGGCATAGGACAGGAGGATAAAGTTCGCAAAGTTCGTTGA